In Juglans microcarpa x Juglans regia isolate MS1-56 chromosome 8D, Jm3101_v1.0, whole genome shotgun sequence, the following are encoded in one genomic region:
- the LOC121242791 gene encoding probable LRR receptor-like serine/threonine-protein kinase At2g16250: MRNINLTLSQTAMEEAQRRLVKVAILMVVLIQYGVAQQQVPLNSSIERSALIGLRSSLGLRGKDWPIKADPCLKWNGVRCRNGSVVEINVSGLRRTRLGRVNRSFAVDSLANLPLLQSFNASGFSLPGPIPDWFGLRLNALRVLDLRFCTVLGPIPSSLGNLSTLNYLYLSDNSLTGVVSPALGQLSELLVLDLSQNTLTGSMPSGFESLGKLTRLDLSSNFLSGSIPAGLGNLSSLQYLNLANNSLSSSIPGPLGGLSQLEDLDLSMNSLSGSLPVELGGLRSLRRMDIGNNVLEGPLPDGLLMNLSLNVNAPAAVFNLSNNQLYGALNLSSLRKFRAADLSGNYFQGKVLDAGQANATLDRNCLQMITDQRSSEDCRRYYAEKGLDFDNFGAPEPDSKTNKKLIYIMVGLFGGIGFVVLLVFVIVLILRTCDKGTANQGGTADVGPVPEGDSPSLPKDPVYMTGLGESFTYEQMLQFTGDFSEANLIKHGHSGDLFRGFLVGGIPVVVKRVDLCSFKKESFMIELEFFSKVSHTRLVPVLGHCLEHESEKLLVYKDMPYGDLANSLHRIIRSEDDNFQSLDWITRLKIATGAAEALAYLHHECNPPLIHRDVQASSILLDDKFEVRLGSLSEVHAQDGDSHQNALTRFLRKPQISEQGPSGSSSATCAYDIYCFGKVLLELVTGKLGISKSDDVTTKECLEQILPYISTCDKELVTKIVDPSLIVDEDLFEEVWAMAIVARSCLNPKPSRRPPMKYILKALENPLKVVREESSSSARLRTMSSRRSWSSAFFGSWRHSSSEGAAIPGHTGINGLRQSGRVNSHGSGGQEFSTSHKRLSNEIFPEPVEIQDLESQDEH; encoded by the exons ATGAGGAACATTAACTTGACATTATCACAAACAGCCATGGAAGAAGCTCAACGACGACTGGTTAAGGTGGCGATATTGATGGTCGTGTTGATTCAGTATGGGGTAGCTCAGCAACAGGTGCCGTTGAACTCTAGCATCGAACGGTCAGCGTTAATCGGCCTACGGTCATCGCTGGGACTCAGGGGCAAGGACTGGCCCATCAAGGCCGACCCGTGCTTGAAATGGAACGGAGTCCGGTGCCGGAACGGCAGCGTGGTGGAGATCAATGTCTCCGGGCTGAGAAGAACACGTCTCGGACGGGTAAATCGAAGTTTCGCTGTCGATTCGCTGGCCAATCTGCCCCTCTTGCAGTCGTTCAATGCTTCTGGGTTTTCGCTTCCCGGACCTATTCCCGACTGGTTCGGCCTGAGACTTAATGCTCTCCGAGTGCTCGATCTCCGGTTCTGCACGGTGTTGGGTCCGATTCCTTCGTCTCTCGGTAACTTGAGTACATTGAATTACTTGTATTTGTCTGATAATAGCCTTACTGGTGTTGTATCTCCTGCATTGGGACAGTTATCGGAACTGCTAGTTCTCGATCTTTCGCAGAATACACTTACTGGGTCAATGCCTTCTGGTTTCGAGTCTCTTGGCAAGCTTACCAGGCTTGACCTTTCTTCAAACTTCTTATCTGGGTCGATTCCAGCTGGTCTGGGTAACCTTTCTAGTCTTCAGTATTTGAATCTTGCTAACAATAGTCTCTCTTCTTCAATACCTGGTCCATTGGGTGGCCTTTCTCAATTGGAAGATCTCGACCTTAGCATGAATTCTTTATCCGGGTCGTTGCCCGTCGAATTGGGAGGATTGAGGAGTTTGCGGAGGATGGATATTGGAAATAATGTTCTGGAGGGTCCATTGCCGGATGGTTTGCTAATGAATCTTAGTTTAAATGTTAATGCCCCTGCAGCTGTGTTCAATCTCTCAAACAATCAGTTGTATGGAGCTCTGAATTTATCATCTCTTAGGAAGTTTCGTGCAGCTGATTTGTCTGGGAACTATTTCCAAGGCAAGGTACTTGATGCTGGTCAAGCCAACGCTACTCTTGATAGAAATTGTCTTCAGATGATTACTGATCAGAGGAGTTCGGAGGACTGTAGACGGTATTATGCCGAGAAAGGCttagattttgataattttggagCCCCAGAACCAGATTCTAAGACCAACAAAAAATTGATATACATAATGGTGGGGTTATTTGGTGGGATTGGTTTCGTTGTGCTTTTAGTATTTGTCATCGTACTTATCCTAAGAACATGTGATAAAGGCACTGCAAATCAAGGAGGGACTGCAGATGTTGGGCCTGTGCCAGAAGGAGACAGCCCTTCTCTTCCTAAGGATCCTGTTTACATGACAGGTCTGGGAGAATCATTTACCTATGAGCAGATGCTGCAATTCACTGGTGATTTTAGTGAAGCAAATCTTATCAAACACGGCCACTCCGGAGACCTTTTCAGGGGGTTTTTGGTTGGTGGGATCCCTGTAGTCGTCAAAAGGGTAGATTTGTGTTCTTTCAAGAAAGAGTCATTCATGATTGAGTTGGAATTTTTCAGCAAGGTTTCACATACTAGGTTGGTCCCGGTATTGGGGCACTGCTTGGAGCATGAGAGTGAGAAGCTTTTGGTTTACAAAGATATGCCATATGGAGACTTGGCAAATTCCTTGCACAGAATTATCCGTTCTGAGGATGACAATTTCCAGTCTCTGGATTGGATTACAAGATTGAAAATTGCAACAGGGGCTGCTGAAGCCCTAGCTTACCTACATCATGAGTGCAACCCTCCTCTTATTCACAG AGATGTTCAAGCGAGCAGTATCCTTCTTGATGATAAATTTGAAGTGCGACTTGGAAGTCTGAGCGAGGTCCATGCCCAAGATGGTGATTCTCACCAAAATGCACTCACAAGGTTCTTGCGGAAGCCACA AATTTCTGAACAAGGGCCTTCTG GCTCATCATCGGCAACTTGTGCCTATGATATATACTGTTTTGGGAAGGTCTTGCTTGAGCTTGTAACGGGTAAGCTTGGCATCAGCAAATCAGATGATGTCACTACAAAAGAGTGCCTGGAACAAATACTGCCTTACATTAGCACATGTGACAAGGAACTGGTAACTAAAATTGTTGATCCATCTCTGATAGTCGATGAGGATTTATTCGAAGAGGTATGGGCAATGGCAATTGTGGCCAGGTCATGCCTTAACCCCAAGCCTTCTAGACGCCCCCCAATGAAATATATCCTCAAAGCATTGGAAAACCCTTTAAAGGTGGTTAGGGAGGAGAGTTCAAGCTCTGCAAGATTGCGAACAATGTCATCTAGGAGATCTTGGAGTTCTGCATTCTTTGGTAGCTGGCGGCACAGCTCATCAGAGGGTGCCGCCATTCCAGGCCATACTGGTATCAATGGCTTACGACAGTCAGGGAGAGTGAACTCTCATGGAAGTGGTGGACAAGAATTCTCAACTTCACATAAAAGGTTGTCCAACGAAATTTTCCCTGAGCCAGTTGAAATCCAAGACCTGGAGAGCCAAGATGAGCATTAG